Within Kineothrix sp. MB12-C1, the genomic segment GCTTAAGTATACACAGATATGGATGGAAGATATCTCGCATGTGACGAGGCAGGGAACTTCTACCTTTACGCTATCCAGCACGAATAAGCTGTTAAAACAATACGAATGGGCGACCGGGCTGAAGACGGGTTCCACGAGCAAGGCGAAATACTGTCTATCAGCGACGGCAAATAAAGATGGTATTGAGTTGATTGCAGTAATTATGGCAGCTCCGGATAATAAAGTAAGGTTTCAGGAAGCGATGACGCTGCTTAATTATGGGTACAGTGTGAGCAATATTTATGTGGATGAAAATAAAGAAGCCTTACCTGCGCAAGTAGTAAAGGGCGGTGTGGATGATACCGTTAATTTAAGTTATGCGGGAGCGTTCCGGTATTTGGATACGAAAGGAAATAATTTAACAGAGATAGAAAAGACGATTAGTCTGCCTGCCGTTGTGGAAGCGCCGATTGAAGAAGGGCAGGCGATCGGAGAGGCCGTGTATCAACTGGGTGGACAGAGAATCGGAAGCGTGTCAATTATAGCGGCTAAGGATATGAAGAAAGCGAATTATGGAGACTATGTGGGGAAAGTAATACGTTACTTACTTCTATAACAGAATAAAATCATGCAGGACTTCCCGGCAGCGCATATTGTTCCAATGCTGCTTGGAAGTCTTCGTTGTAACAATTCAGTTATCAACATCGTAGAAATTGGTGGATTTATGAATTGTTAGAATAGGATAAGATGTGGTACACTAATACAATGTTTGGAAATATTTAGATAAGAAGCTTAGGAGAAAGGCGTGGTGTAAGTATGGACTTGACTATGAGTGATATATGGAAGATAGGAATTTTGGCAGTATTGATTACATCGATCGCTTATGACAGTACGCGATTTGTAAGGAGAGAGTATACGATACGGTCTTTAAAGATAAAGAAAAACTGTAAGGTTATCGTGTTGTCAGATCTTCATAATAAAAGATATGGCAGAGACAATGAGAAGCTGATACGCGCGATCGATGAGGTGAATCCAGATATGATTGTGGTGGCGGGGGATATGGTGACGGCACAAGAGAAGCGGACAAGTTACGAAGTACCCATAGCGTTACTGTACAGGCTGGCGCAGAAGTATCCTGTTTATTATGGAAACGGCAATCACGAATATCGAATGAAGATATATAAGAAGGGATATGGCGACATCTATCAGAATTATAAGAAGGAATTGAAGCAATGTGGTGTCCGTATGCTGGAGAATGAACGGGTGTATCTTCCCGATACGAATATAGAGCTGTGTGGGCTGGAGATTGAGAAATACTATTACAAGAGATTTAAGAAGATAGAGATGGCAAAAGACTATGTGCAAAGCTTGATCGGTAAAGCGGAGGAGTCCAGATTTACTTTCCTGATCGCTCATAATCCTGACTATTTTAAAGAATATGTGGGATGGGGGGCAGATTTGAGCGTGTCAGGTCATTTGCACGGCGGTGTTATGCGGCTGCCGTGGCTTGGCGGTGTTATCTCGCCTATGGTGAAATTTTTCCCCCGATATGATGGAGGCCTATTTGAAGAAGAGGATAAGAGAATGATTGTGAGCCGGGGACTTGGCATGCATACGATACCGCTTAGAATCTTCAATCCGGCAGAACTTGTTGTAGTTCATCTTGAGTCAGAAGCTGAATAGTAATGAATCTACTTGAAATTCCAGAAATTTCTATGTAGAATAGTAACTGCGCTGACCGTAAGAATACGTAGAGAAGCGAATAAGACAAATAAAAAGATGGGGTGTATCATGGCAATTCCGGTAAAACTGCAGGTGTTCGAAGGCCCTTTGGACCTTCTGCTACATCTGATTGATAAGAATAAAGTGGATATCTACGATATTCCTATTGTGGAGATTACCGCGCAGTATTTGGATTACATTAAAAATATGGAGACTGAGGATATGAACGTCATGAGTGAGTTTCTTGTAATGGCGGCAACCTTAATCGATATTAAATGCAGAATGCTTTTGCCAAAAGAAGTGAATGAAGAAGGCGAAGAGGAGGACCCGAGGGAAGAACTTGTCCAGAAACTGTTGGAATATAAAATGTATAAATATATGTCCTTTGAATTGAAGGATAGGCAGATGGATGCGCTTCGGACTCTTTACCGCAGGCAGAGTCTTCCCAAGGAAGTGGAGAATTACAGGCAGCCCGTAGATTATGAAGCGTTGCTTGCGGATGTGAACTTGAATAAACTTCATGAAATATTTCAGTTTATGATAAAAAGGCAGGAAGATAAAATTGACCCTGTCAGAAGCACCTTTGGGAAAATTGAAAAAGATGAAGTCGATATGGATTTAAAGACTGCTTATGTAGAAAAGTATGTGAAGACGCATCAGCGGTTCAGTTTCCGTATGCTGTTAGAAAAGCAGCATAGCAAGATGGAGATGATTGTTACATTTCTTGTTGTTTTGGAAATGATGAAGCTGGGGCAGATCGATATTGAGCAGCAGGATATTTGTGATGATATTTTAATTACGTCTAATATCTATGTAAAAGCGATAGCAACTATTCAGTAGGTCTGCGCATTTACAAGCGATATAAAATCTAAGAACAAGAGGGTAGGGATAGAAAGTGGATAGAAAGAAAGCGGAAGCAGTTTTGGAAGCAATCCTTTTTACCATGGGGGATTCGGTTGAGGTAGTGAGACTTGCCGGGACAATAGAAGAAGATGTAAAGGTGACGAAGGAAATTCTTGCGGACATGAAAGTTCGGTATGAGAAGGAAGATCGCGGAATTATGCTGATTGAGTTGGAGGATGCCGTGCAGCTTTGTACAAAGCCTGATATGTATGAATATCTAATTAAGGTGGCTAAGACACCGAGGAAATTCGTGCTGACGGATATGCTGCTTGAGACTTTATCCATTATTGCATACAAACAGCCGGTTACCAAGCTTGAAATTGAGAAGATCAGAGGAGTGAATTGCGACTATGCGGTAAGCCGCCTTGTGGAATTCAACTTAGTAACAGAAGTTGGAAGGCTGGATGCTCCGGGGAAGCCGTTGCTTTTTGGTACTACGGAGGAATTCTTAAGAAGTTTTGGTGTGAAGTCATTAGGGGAACTGCCGGAACTTAACTCCGTGCAGATGGAGGAGTTCAAACAACAGGCGGAAGCAGAAGTACAGTTACAGTTGGATATTTGATAGTGACAATTGATGTTTTTATCTCTATTTACATACTCTCTTGCATATATTGAAAAGATGAATAATGCTGGGTTATTTTATGGAGAAAGCAAAGAGAAAAGAAAGAAAGAGTCCGCAGGAGATCTTTTGTGCCGCTAGAGTACTGCGCTTATGTGCTCTGATTCTATCAATATTTTTATGTATCGGTACAGTGAGTGAGGCTGCTGCAAGAGTGCTGCCTGTATCCGAGGCAGAGGAAAATAGTACAAACATAAAGTTATACGCCCGTTCTGCGGTCCTTATGGATGCGGATTCAGGGCGTGTTTTATTCGGGAAAAATGAAATGGAAGCGATGCCCATGGCAAGCACTACAAAAATTATGACTTGTATTATTGCCTTGGAAAATGGTAATTTGCAGGATGTTGTTACCGTATCTGGACTGGCAGCCAGACAGCCGAAGGTACATCTTGGTATGAGAGACGGACAGCAATTCGTATTAAATGACTTGCTTTATTCCCTTATGCTGGAATCGCACAATGATTCGGCCGTTGCTATTGCCGAGCATATTGCGGGAAGTGTGGAAGCATTTGCGGATTTAATGAATCAAAAAGCAAGGGATATTGGGTGCTATGATACCTTTTTCATTACGCCGAATGGATTGGATGCTTCTGTGACCGACCAAAACGGCAATATGAAAGTACATTCCACCACGGCAAAGGATCTGGCACGGATTATGAGATATTGCATCGAAGATTCGCCGGAGAAAGAAGGTTTTTTGACAATAACGAGGGAAAGAAGCTATTCCTTTGCAGATGTGGAGGGAAATAGAAGCTACTCCTGTACGAATCACAACAGCTTTCTTACGATGATGGATGGAGCTCTTTCGGGTAAAACGGGTTTTACCAATAATGCAGGTTATTGCTATGTGGGAGCGCTGACGCGGGAAGGGAAGTCTTTCATTGTCGCCCTCTTAGCTTGTGGATGGCCCAACAACAGAAGCTATAAATGGAGCGATACGAAGGCGCTTATGAGCTATGGGTTAACTAATTATGAATATAGAGATGTATATGAGATACAGGAGCTGTCTTCTATCTATGTTGAAGGTGGGGTTCCTGAGAATCAGAAGCCTTACGGAAATGCCTATGTGGAGGTGACATTGGAAGAGGGGGAAAAAGAACTAAGCATTCTTTTGCGTCAGGATGAAGAAGTCAGCATTCAAAGACAAATTCCTAAAAAGTTGGCAGCACCTGTGGAAGAGGGCAGTGCCGTGGGCAGTGTGAAATACTATTTGGGTAATGAGTTAATAAAAGAATATCCCGTTTTTACTAAATATGGGGTTGATTCAATGAGTTTTATATGGATAGTGCAATACATATGGAATAGGTATGCAATATAAAATCAGTGAAAAATTCAAAAATCTCCTAGGATATTTTGGGATTTTATGTTATACTGCTGTAGTGTGAGTATGGGGAGCTTGCTCCCCGTTAGTTAGTTTTTATTTATTTAATATAAAATGGAGGACTGAAAAGATGGGTACTACTTCACAAGCGAGTCAAAGAATAACAGCTTTACTCGACGAAAACAGTTTCGTTGAAATCGGGGCACTTGTAACGGCAAGGGCGACAGACTTCAATTTGAAACAGACAGAAACTCCTTCTGACGGTGTGATCACCGGTTATGGAGTAATTGACGGTAATCTTGTGTATGTTTACAGCCAGGATGTTTCTGTTTTGAACGGTTCTGTGGGCGAGATGCATGCCAAAAAGATTACGAATCTCTATGATCTGGCATTAAAGACAGGCGCTCCTGTTATCGGATTAATTCATTCGGCCGGACTTAGGCTACAAGAAGCAACGGATGCGTTAAATGCTTTCGGCGAGATTTATTTTAAACAAACGAATGCCTCAGGAGTTATTCCTCAAATTACTGCTATTTTCGGTAGCTGCGGAGGTGGACTTGCCCTGATTCCGACGCTTACGGACTTTACACTGATGGAAGAGAAGAATGCAAAGCTTTTTGTTAATTCTCCTAATGCAATTGACGGCAATGAGATTTCTAAATGCGATACTTCTTCCGCAACATTTCAAAGTGAAGAGGCGGGTATCGTAGATGTAGTTTCTGACGAGGCGGGCGTTCTTGCCCAGATTAGACAACTCGTTTCCCTTCTCCCGGCAAATAACGAAGATAATGATTCTTTTGATGAATGTACGGATGATTTAAATAGAGAATGTGAAAATCTTATCAATTGTGCTGGTGATACTTCCATTGCACTTTCCCAGATTTCCGATCATGGTATTTTCTTTGAGACGAAGAGAAACTATGCGAAAGACATGGTGACAGGTTTCATCAAATTAAATGGTGCTACGGTAGGTGCAATTGCAAACCGTACAGAGATTTATGATGCAGAAGGTAATGTTACTGAGAAATTCGATGCAGTATTGTCTGCAAAAGGTTGTGAAAAGGCGGCAGATTTCGTTAATTTCTGTGATGCTTTCGATATTCCGGTACTTACTTTTACCAATGTAAAAGGATTTGCCTCCAGCAAATGCTCGGAGAAAAAGATTGCGAAAGCTGCAGCTCGCCTTACCTATGCTTTTGCGAATGCAACAGTACCGAAGGTGAATGTAATAACGAAGAAAGCATATGGAAGTGCATATGTTGCGATGAATTCCAAAGCAATCGGCGCGGATATTACTATGACATGGCCAGATGCTGAGATCGGCACGATGGAAGCTAAGCTTGCAGCTAAGATTATTTGCTCCGGACAGGGTGCAGATGCTATCGATGCTTGTGCTAAAGAATATGGAGAGCTTCAGACGAGTGCATTAAGTGCGGCGAGAAGAGGCTATGTGGATCAGATTGTTGCTCCTTCCGAGACGAGAAAATATGTGATTGGCGCTTTTGAGATGTTGTATACCAAGCATGAAGAACGTCCGGCGAAAAAACATGGTACAGTTTAGAAAGGATGATACTTAATATGAAAAAATGGTTATTAGTATTAGGTATGATTACCTGTGTCCTTGGAGTGAGTGCATTTGGAATGACTGCGCAGGCAGCTTCCGGAAGTGCCCTTATGACAGAAGAAGATGCGCTTGGCATGGGCGATCAGTTAGTAGAAGCTATTGCCATGATTTGTGCACAGGGCCAACAAGCACAGTATGCTTCAGATGCAGTCATAACGGCAGCCTTTGACAGTTGGATGGGCGCACAAGAGGAAATGGGTAGTTATGTTGAGATAACAGGACATACCGCTGAGATAGATGAAAAAGGCGTTGTCGTGGATGTTGCGGTGAAAGGTTCGACGCGCAATGCGGTAGTAGAGGTCGTTTTAGATAAGGATCTATCTCTATCAAGCGTTACGACTAATGTCGAGTATACTTTCGCAGAGAAGATGGAAAAGGCGGCGCTCAATACTTTGCTCGGTATGGGAACGGTATTTGTAGTTCTAATTCTCATTTCGTTCCTTATTTCCGGATTCACCTTTATTCCGAAGATTCAAGCAGCCTTCGAAGGTAAAGGGGCAGTAAAAGAAGAGAAGATAAAAGAACCTGTTGCAGTGGATAATACAATAGCACAAATTATTGAAAAGGAAGAATTGGCTGATGTATCCGGTGACTTTGAACTTGTAGCGGTCATTGCGGCAGCTATTGCAGCAAGTGAGGGTAAGACCCGCACAGACGGATTTGTGGTTAGGTCTATTAGGAAAAGAAGAGCATTTTAATTTGATTTTAATTTAAATAATCAGGAGGAATATTGAAATGAAAAATTACACCATTACTGTAAATGGAAATGTATATGATGTTGTAGTAGAAGAAGGCGTATCCACAGGAGCACCCGTAGCGGCACCCAAGGCAGCTCCTGCACCGGTAGCGGCGCCTGCACCTGTAGCTCCGGCTCCGGCAGCAGCACCCGCAGCAGCACCGGCGGCTCCGGCAGCAGGAACAGCCGGCGGCGTTAGAGTAGAGGCTGGTGCAGCAGGTAAAGTGTTCTCGATTGAAGCGAAGGTTGGACAGACGGTGAAGGCCGGTGACGCAATCGTAGTAATCGAAGCTATGAAGATGGAAATTCCGGTTGTTTCTCCCCAGGATGGCACGGTAGCAAGCATTGATGTAACAGTAGGCGATGCGATAGAGGCAGGAACATTACTTGCAACATTGAACTAATTGCCGAACAATTAGAGAACAACAGGAGGTCACAGTAAATGGATTACATTGTAAATACATTGGATAATCTAGTGCATCAGACGGCTTTCTTCAATCTTACTTGGGGAAATTACCTGATGATTGTAGTAGCTTGTGTATTTCTTTATCTTGCTATCGCGAAAGGTTTTGAACCCTTATTATTGCTTCCGATAGCATTCGGTATGCTACTCGTTAACATTTATCCCGATATCATGCGCAGCATCGAGGATTCGGGACATGGAGCGGCTGGTATGCTGTATTATTTCTATCTTTTAGATGAATGGGCGATTTTACCTTCCCTCATCTTTCTCGGAGTAGGAGCCATGACGGACTTCGGTCCGTTAATCGCCAATCCCAAGAGCTTCCTCTTGGGCGCAGCGGCGCAGTTCGGTATTTTTGCTGCTTACTTCGGAGCGATTGCTCTGGGATTCAACGACAAAGCGGCAGCTGCTATCTCAATTATCGGAGGTGCGGATGGACCTACTTCTATCTTCCTCGCAGGCAAGCTGCAGCAGACAGCTTTGCTCGGACCGATTGCAGTAGCGGCATATTCTTATATGTCATTAGTACCCATTATTCAGCCGCCGATCATGAAGCTTCTTACGACAGAAAAGGAGAGAAAAATAAAAATGGAGCAGCTTCGTCCGGTTTCCAAGCTGGAGAAGATTCTTTTCCCAATTGTCGTTACTATTGTTGTATGTCTGATTCTTCCTACCACAGCTCCTTTAGTAGGTATGCTGATGCTCGGCAACCTGTTCAGAGAGTCGGGAGTAGTAAGACAGTTAACGGATACGGCAGCGAATGCTCTTATGTATATCGTTGTTATCTTGCTCGGAACCTCTGTTGGTGCCACGACGAGTGCAGAAGCATTTTTGAATCTCGACACTTTGAAAATCGTTGCCCTCGGTCTGATTGCGTTCTGCTTTGGTACGGCGGCCGGCGTATTATTCGGTAAGTTGATGTGTGTTGTTACCGGAGGTAAGGTGAATCCCTTAATCGGATCGGCAGGCGTATCTGCAGTGCCTATGGCAGCCAGAGTATCGCAGAAAGTCGGCGCAGAATCGGATCCGACCAACTTCCTTTTGATGCACGCGATGGGCCCCAATGTGGCAGGCGTTATCGGTACGGCGGTTGCAGCCGGTACCTTTATGGCAGTGTTCGGAGTATTCTAATACGACTCGAAATAATGAAAATATAGGAGGAATAGAAAATGTCAGAACAGGTTAAAAAACCGATTGGAATTGTGGAAACTGTTCTTCGTGATGCGCATCAGTCTCTGATTGCTACGAGAATGCCCACCGAAATGATGCTTCCAATCATTGATAAGATGGATAAAGTTGGCTACCATGCAGTAGAATGCTGGGGTGGAGCTACTTTCGATGCTTCCCTTCGTTTCTTAAAAGAAGATCCGTGGGAAAGATTGAGGAAATTAAAAGATGGATTTAAGAATACGAAGTTGCAGATGTTATTCCGTGGACAGAACATTTTGGGATATCGTCCTTATGCGGATGACGTGGTAGATTATTTTGTAGAAAAGTCCATTGCAAATGGAATTGATATCAT encodes:
- a CDS encoding segregation and condensation protein A produces the protein MAIPVKLQVFEGPLDLLLHLIDKNKVDIYDIPIVEITAQYLDYIKNMETEDMNVMSEFLVMAATLIDIKCRMLLPKEVNEEGEEEDPREELVQKLLEYKMYKYMSFELKDRQMDALRTLYRRQSLPKEVENYRQPVDYEALLADVNLNKLHEIFQFMIKRQEDKIDPVRSTFGKIEKDEVDMDLKTAYVEKYVKTHQRFSFRMLLEKQHSKMEMIVTFLVVLEMMKLGQIDIEQQDICDDILITSNIYVKAIATIQ
- a CDS encoding metallophosphoesterase, whose translation is MSDIWKIGILAVLITSIAYDSTRFVRREYTIRSLKIKKNCKVIVLSDLHNKRYGRDNEKLIRAIDEVNPDMIVVAGDMVTAQEKRTSYEVPIALLYRLAQKYPVYYGNGNHEYRMKIYKKGYGDIYQNYKKELKQCGVRMLENERVYLPDTNIELCGLEIEKYYYKRFKKIEMAKDYVQSLIGKAEESRFTFLIAHNPDYFKEYVGWGADLSVSGHLHGGVMRLPWLGGVISPMVKFFPRYDGGLFEEEDKRMIVSRGLGMHTIPLRIFNPAELVVVHLESEAE
- a CDS encoding OadG family protein, with the translated sequence MKKWLLVLGMITCVLGVSAFGMTAQAASGSALMTEEDALGMGDQLVEAIAMICAQGQQAQYASDAVITAAFDSWMGAQEEMGSYVEITGHTAEIDEKGVVVDVAVKGSTRNAVVEVVLDKDLSLSSVTTNVEYTFAEKMEKAALNTLLGMGTVFVVLILISFLISGFTFIPKIQAAFEGKGAVKEEKIKEPVAVDNTIAQIIEKEELADVSGDFELVAVIAAAIAASEGKTRTDGFVVRSIRKRRAF
- the scpB gene encoding SMC-Scp complex subunit ScpB produces the protein MDRKKAEAVLEAILFTMGDSVEVVRLAGTIEEDVKVTKEILADMKVRYEKEDRGIMLIELEDAVQLCTKPDMYEYLIKVAKTPRKFVLTDMLLETLSIIAYKQPVTKLEIEKIRGVNCDYAVSRLVEFNLVTEVGRLDAPGKPLLFGTTEEFLRSFGVKSLGELPELNSVQMEEFKQQAEAEVQLQLDI
- a CDS encoding acyl-CoA carboxylase subunit beta, giving the protein MGTTSQASQRITALLDENSFVEIGALVTARATDFNLKQTETPSDGVITGYGVIDGNLVYVYSQDVSVLNGSVGEMHAKKITNLYDLALKTGAPVIGLIHSAGLRLQEATDALNAFGEIYFKQTNASGVIPQITAIFGSCGGGLALIPTLTDFTLMEEKNAKLFVNSPNAIDGNEISKCDTSSATFQSEEAGIVDVVSDEAGVLAQIRQLVSLLPANNEDNDSFDECTDDLNRECENLINCAGDTSIALSQISDHGIFFETKRNYAKDMVTGFIKLNGATVGAIANRTEIYDAEGNVTEKFDAVLSAKGCEKAADFVNFCDAFDIPVLTFTNVKGFASSKCSEKKIAKAAARLTYAFANATVPKVNVITKKAYGSAYVAMNSKAIGADITMTWPDAEIGTMEAKLAAKIICSGQGADAIDACAKEYGELQTSALSAARRGYVDQIVAPSETRKYVIGAFEMLYTKHEERPAKKHGTV
- a CDS encoding D-alanyl-D-alanine carboxypeptidase family protein, with the translated sequence MEKAKRKERKSPQEIFCAARVLRLCALILSIFLCIGTVSEAAARVLPVSEAEENSTNIKLYARSAVLMDADSGRVLFGKNEMEAMPMASTTKIMTCIIALENGNLQDVVTVSGLAARQPKVHLGMRDGQQFVLNDLLYSLMLESHNDSAVAIAEHIAGSVEAFADLMNQKARDIGCYDTFFITPNGLDASVTDQNGNMKVHSTTAKDLARIMRYCIEDSPEKEGFLTITRERSYSFADVEGNRSYSCTNHNSFLTMMDGALSGKTGFTNNAGYCYVGALTREGKSFIVALLACGWPNNRSYKWSDTKALMSYGLTNYEYRDVYEIQELSSIYVEGGVPENQKPYGNAYVEVTLEEGEKELSILLRQDEEVSIQRQIPKKLAAPVEEGSAVGSVKYYLGNELIKEYPVFTKYGVDSMSFIWIVQYIWNRYAI
- a CDS encoding biotin/lipoyl-containing protein, with amino-acid sequence MKNYTITVNGNVYDVVVEEGVSTGAPVAAPKAAPAPVAAPAPVAPAPAAAPAAAPAAPAAGTAGGVRVEAGAAGKVFSIEAKVGQTVKAGDAIVVIEAMKMEIPVVSPQDGTVASIDVTVGDAIEAGTLLATLN
- a CDS encoding sodium ion-translocating decarboxylase subunit beta, whose product is MDYIVNTLDNLVHQTAFFNLTWGNYLMIVVACVFLYLAIAKGFEPLLLLPIAFGMLLVNIYPDIMRSIEDSGHGAAGMLYYFYLLDEWAILPSLIFLGVGAMTDFGPLIANPKSFLLGAAAQFGIFAAYFGAIALGFNDKAAAAISIIGGADGPTSIFLAGKLQQTALLGPIAVAAYSYMSLVPIIQPPIMKLLTTEKERKIKMEQLRPVSKLEKILFPIVVTIVVCLILPTTAPLVGMLMLGNLFRESGVVRQLTDTAANALMYIVVILLGTSVGATTSAEAFLNLDTLKIVALGLIAFCFGTAAGVLFGKLMCVVTGGKVNPLIGSAGVSAVPMAARVSQKVGAESDPTNFLLMHAMGPNVAGVIGTAVAAGTFMAVFGVF